The following proteins are co-located in the Haloarcula rubripromontorii genome:
- a CDS encoding Mrp/NBP35 family ATP-binding protein: protein MNTDDVRERLRAVEDPDLGDDIVSLGLINSIDVTDDEVSIDLALGAPYSPTETSIANEVREALGDTDREIDLSASVDRGVPEAEDPLPKVKNVIAVASGKGGVGKSTVAVNLAAGLSRLGARVGLFDADVYGPNVPRMLDADEQPRATEDEEIIPVEKHGMKLMSMDFLVGKDDPVIFRGPMVDNVLTQLWDDVLWGELDYMVVDLPPGTGDTQLTMLQQVPVSGAVIVTTPEEVALDDARKGLRMFGRHETPVLGIVENMSSFVCPDCGGTHDIFGSGGGREFADETEMPFLGEIPLDPEVREGGATGEPLVLDEDSEVGESFRDIAARTANMQGIIHRKRQSDNKRAQPEQ from the coding sequence ATGAATACAGACGACGTACGCGAGCGCCTGCGAGCGGTCGAGGACCCGGACCTTGGGGACGATATTGTCTCGCTCGGGCTGATAAACAGCATCGACGTGACCGACGACGAGGTCAGCATCGACCTGGCGCTCGGTGCGCCGTACTCGCCGACGGAGACGAGCATCGCGAACGAGGTCCGCGAGGCACTTGGCGACACTGACCGCGAAATAGATCTCTCGGCGAGCGTCGACCGCGGTGTTCCGGAGGCGGAGGACCCGCTCCCGAAGGTCAAGAACGTCATCGCGGTCGCCTCGGGCAAGGGCGGCGTCGGCAAGTCCACCGTCGCGGTCAACCTCGCCGCCGGCCTCTCGCGGCTCGGTGCCCGCGTCGGCCTGTTCGACGCCGACGTATACGGGCCGAACGTCCCGCGGATGCTCGACGCCGACGAACAGCCCCGCGCGACCGAAGACGAGGAGATAATTCCCGTCGAGAAACACGGGATGAAACTGATGAGCATGGACTTCCTCGTCGGCAAGGACGACCCCGTCATCTTCCGCGGCCCGATGGTCGACAACGTCCTCACGCAACTGTGGGACGACGTGCTCTGGGGCGAACTCGACTACATGGTCGTTGACCTGCCGCCGGGGACCGGTGACACGCAACTGACGATGCTCCAGCAGGTGCCCGTCTCCGGAGCCGTCATCGTCACCACGCCCGAGGAGGTCGCCCTCGACGACGCCCGGAAGGGGCTGCGGATGTTCGGTCGCCACGAGACCCCTGTCCTGGGCATCGTCGAGAACATGTCGTCGTTCGTCTGCCCGGACTGTGGCGGCACGCACGACATCTTCGGTAGCGGCGGCGGCCGCGAGTTCGCCGACGAGACGGAGATGCCGTTCCTCGGCGAGATTCCGCTCGACCCCGAAGTCAGGGAGGGGGGCGCGACCGGGGAGCCACTCGTGCTCGACGAGGACAGCGAGGTCGGCGAGTCGTTCCGCGATATCGCCGCCCGCACGGCGAATATGCAGGGCATCATCCACCGGAAACGCCAGAGTGACAACAAGCGTGCGCAGCCAGAACAGTAG
- a CDS encoding 30S ribosomal protein S17e has product MAIKPAYVKKTGTLLMERYPDAFGADFEHNKDVVEELTNIESKGVRNRIAGYVTRKMNNPVEA; this is encoded by the coding sequence ATGGCAATCAAACCCGCCTACGTCAAGAAGACCGGGACGCTCCTCATGGAGCGATACCCCGACGCCTTCGGTGCCGACTTCGAACACAACAAAGATGTCGTCGAGGAACTGACAAACATCGAATCCAAGGGTGTCCGCAACCGCATCGCCGGCTACGTCACCCGGAAGATGAACAACCCAGTCGAAGCGTAA
- a CDS encoding DUF447 domain-containing protein, whose translation MTADSSAGGGRDSETAWPVALAGVTETVVTTLGPNERWNVAALGVHAPDGDGPATATTWGRTRTWRNFRERGGGYVQFTRDPVDFAEAALSVREEDDPVLDSADAWVEVNVKRRDAGTEGDTQWVEWALQPVDSAVERRVVPTTNRGHAAVVEATVAASRLDVPSYDREALLDRLAYFESVVETAGSERERAAFERVRDLVDAEW comes from the coding sequence GTGACAGCGGATTCCTCGGCAGGCGGCGGGCGGGACTCCGAGACGGCGTGGCCCGTCGCGCTCGCCGGCGTCACCGAGACTGTCGTCACCACGCTGGGGCCGAACGAGCGCTGGAACGTCGCTGCCCTCGGCGTCCACGCGCCCGACGGCGACGGACCAGCCACGGCGACGACGTGGGGCCGGACCCGGACCTGGCGGAACTTTCGGGAGCGCGGCGGCGGCTACGTCCAGTTCACGCGTGACCCGGTGGACTTCGCCGAGGCGGCGCTATCGGTCCGCGAGGAAGACGACCCCGTCCTCGACAGCGCGGACGCGTGGGTCGAAGTAAACGTTAAGCGGCGAGACGCCGGTACAGAGGGAGACACCCAGTGGGTCGAGTGGGCGCTACAGCCAGTGGACAGCGCCGTTGAACGGCGGGTCGTGCCGACGACCAACCGCGGCCACGCCGCCGTCGTCGAGGCGACCGTCGCGGCCTCGCGGCTGGACGTGCCGAGCTACGACCGCGAGGCGCTGCTGGACCGACTTGCGTACTTCGAGTCAGTGGTCGAGACCGCTGGGAGCGAGCGCGAACGGGCGGCATTCGAGCGCGTTCGCGACCTGGTCGACGCAGAGTGGTAG
- a CDS encoding triphosphoribosyl-dephospho-CoA synthase encodes MVRVGGVTVSERSVGQNAQLALLLEVSGTPKPGNVDREREYDDLRFEHFLAGAVGARPGLDRAAAGDPLGPAFEAAVEGMAGQSGGNTQFGALLVLTPLVAAAADERLSPSGVDTVVRESTVEDAAAFYRAFEHVDVAVDDPPDGLEPLDVRRGSDAVPELRARELTLFDVMESSADVDGVAAEWVSGFERVFEASEWLLEGSGSVADRASDVFLELLAADPDTFVVTRQDRETAEEVQTRAQAVLDGDEDATDLAEEFVERDINPGTTADIVAGALFVALERGLEV; translated from the coding sequence GTGGTTCGCGTCGGAGGTGTCACCGTGAGCGAGCGGTCGGTCGGGCAGAACGCCCAGCTAGCGCTGCTGCTGGAAGTCTCCGGGACGCCGAAGCCCGGCAACGTCGACCGAGAGCGGGAGTACGACGACCTCCGATTCGAGCACTTCCTGGCCGGCGCTGTCGGAGCACGACCCGGGCTTGACCGCGCAGCCGCGGGCGACCCCCTCGGTCCAGCGTTCGAGGCTGCGGTCGAGGGGATGGCCGGCCAGTCGGGTGGGAACACCCAGTTCGGGGCTTTGCTGGTGCTCACGCCGCTAGTCGCCGCGGCCGCTGACGAGCGGCTGTCACCGTCCGGCGTGGACACTGTGGTCCGTGAGTCGACCGTCGAGGATGCGGCGGCGTTCTACCGTGCTTTCGAGCACGTTGACGTGGCCGTCGACGACCCGCCGGACGGGCTGGAGCCGCTCGACGTTCGCCGCGGAAGCGACGCCGTCCCGGAACTCCGGGCGCGTGAGCTGACGCTGTTCGACGTGATGGAGTCGAGCGCCGACGTCGACGGCGTGGCCGCGGAGTGGGTTTCCGGCTTCGAACGTGTGTTCGAGGCCAGCGAGTGGCTACTGGAGGGGTCCGGGTCGGTCGCCGACCGCGCCTCCGATGTCTTCCTCGAACTGCTCGCGGCGGACCCGGACACCTTCGTCGTCACCCGGCAAGACCGCGAGACGGCAGAGGAGGTCCAGACGCGGGCACAGGCCGTTCTCGACGGCGACGAAGACGCAACCGACCTCGCCGAGGAGTTCGTCGAGCGGGACATCAACCCTGGAACGACTGCGGATATCGTTGCCGGTGCGCTGTTCGTCGCGCTGGAGCGGGGGCTGGAAGTGTGA
- a CDS encoding tRNA-dihydrouridine synthase, whose product MFEPRVALASLSGEADASWARAVESHIGCAFLGGIALDDQTREAARAMRDRDRSEFLPDDPVAFVDDQLGTLEDAPLRPAFNVRSATTAPVARTAAVCQRHGAILEINAHCRQDEMCAAGAGESLLREPDRLATLVEAAAATGATVSVKGRAELDGVSLPAVARTIEAAGGDMFHVDAMDSEPVVADVADAADLFIVANNGVRGTETAREYLSYGADAVSVGRASDRPAVLDEVRATTASWFASEVSP is encoded by the coding sequence ATGTTCGAGCCGCGAGTCGCTCTGGCGAGTCTGAGCGGCGAGGCCGACGCATCGTGGGCCCGCGCGGTCGAGTCCCACATCGGGTGTGCGTTCCTCGGCGGTATCGCACTTGACGACCAGACCCGCGAGGCCGCCCGAGCGATGAGGGACCGCGACCGCTCCGAGTTCCTGCCCGACGACCCGGTCGCGTTCGTCGACGACCAGCTCGGCACGCTCGAAGACGCTCCGCTACGCCCGGCGTTCAACGTCCGGAGCGCGACGACAGCGCCCGTAGCGCGGACCGCCGCCGTCTGTCAGCGCCACGGCGCAATCCTCGAAATTAACGCCCACTGCCGGCAAGACGAGATGTGTGCCGCCGGTGCTGGCGAGTCACTACTCCGTGAGCCGGACCGACTGGCGACGCTCGTGGAAGCAGCAGCGGCGACAGGGGCGACGGTTTCGGTGAAAGGTCGTGCCGAACTCGACGGCGTCTCGCTCCCCGCCGTCGCTCGGACTATCGAAGCGGCCGGCGGGGACATGTTCCACGTCGACGCGATGGACTCGGAGCCGGTCGTCGCCGACGTGGCCGACGCCGCCGACCTGTTCATCGTTGCGAACAACGGGGTCCGAGGGACCGAAACCGCGCGTGAGTACCTCTCGTATGGCGCGGACGCCGTCAGCGTCGGTCGCGCGAGCGACCGGCCCGCAGTCCTCGACGAGGTGCGGGCGACGACCGCGTCGTGGTTCGCGTCGGAGGTGTCACCGTGA
- the cofD gene encoding 2-phospho-L-lactate transferase has protein sequence MVTFLAGGTGTPKLLAGADDVFSAAATTVVANTGDDIELGGHLVCPDLDTVLFLDGGVLDRETWWGIDGDTTETHTELTRLADAAGLDGGPRYLPDDAQTAGRDIARWRRFSGVAEFMHIGDRDRAVHVTRTSLLDEGRSLTEVTRTLADAFGLERSLLPMSDDPVASIVHTPDGPMHFQEWWVGHGGEPPVEDVEFRGSAAASATDAVLTALDDTVVIGPSNPVTSLGPMLAIDEIEQALHETTVVAVSPFIEDTVFSGPAADLMAGVGREPSTAGVAEAYPFADAFVLDDDDSTTLDVPVVRTDTTLDDAADAERVSRAVETALSEVT, from the coding sequence ATGGTGACGTTTCTCGCCGGTGGGACGGGAACGCCGAAGCTCCTCGCCGGTGCCGACGACGTGTTTTCCGCGGCGGCGACGACTGTCGTCGCCAACACCGGCGACGATATCGAACTGGGAGGCCACCTCGTGTGCCCGGACCTCGATACTGTCCTGTTCCTAGACGGTGGCGTCCTCGACCGGGAGACGTGGTGGGGCATCGACGGCGACACCACCGAGACACACACTGAACTGACGCGACTCGCTGACGCCGCCGGGCTTGACGGCGGGCCGCGATACCTTCCCGACGACGCACAGACAGCGGGGCGTGACATCGCTCGCTGGCGGCGCTTCTCCGGCGTTGCGGAGTTCATGCACATCGGCGACCGGGACCGCGCGGTCCACGTCACGCGCACCTCGCTCCTCGATGAGGGCCGATCACTGACTGAGGTGACGCGCACGCTCGCCGACGCCTTCGGACTGGAGCGGTCGCTGTTGCCGATGAGCGACGACCCCGTCGCGTCCATCGTCCACACGCCCGACGGCCCGATGCACTTCCAGGAGTGGTGGGTCGGTCACGGCGGGGAACCGCCGGTCGAGGACGTGGAGTTTCGTGGCTCTGCGGCGGCCAGCGCGACCGACGCCGTTCTGACCGCGCTCGACGATACTGTTGTCATCGGTCCGTCGAACCCTGTGACTTCGCTCGGACCGATGCTCGCCATCGATGAGATTGAACAGGCACTCCACGAAACAACGGTCGTCGCCGTCTCCCCATTCATCGAAGACACGGTGTTCTCGGGGCCGGCGGCGGACCTGATGGCCGGCGTCGGACGTGAGCCAAGTACCGCCGGCGTGGCCGAGGCGTACCCCTTCGCCGACGCGTTCGTACTGGACGATGACGATTCGACGACACTCGATGTCCCCGTCGTCCGAACCGACACGACCCTCGACGACGCGGCCGACGCCGAGCGGGTGAGCCGCGCCGTCGAGACGGCGCTCTCGGAGGTGACCTGA
- a CDS encoding protein-tyrosine phosphatase family protein, with product MPIVNPHRFAPAASNEEYVYGSCAPGWHTAAAHQDALDEWVAHMQAHDIERVCCLLPGRQLDDAGANIQRYREAFGASSVRHVPVPDHRLIPQDRLHDDILPFLVDACETEERVVVHCLAGIGRTGQVLAAWLVYHYDYGPDRAIETAQEMGRDPRDAIKSGNATEAELSDLLSSVARL from the coding sequence ATGCCCATCGTGAATCCACACCGCTTCGCGCCTGCAGCCTCCAACGAAGAGTACGTCTACGGCTCCTGTGCGCCGGGCTGGCATACGGCCGCCGCGCATCAGGACGCTCTCGATGAGTGGGTCGCACACATGCAGGCACACGACATCGAGCGGGTCTGCTGTCTGCTTCCCGGGCGACAGCTCGACGACGCTGGGGCCAATATCCAGCGCTATCGAGAGGCTTTCGGAGCGTCATCAGTCCGCCACGTACCGGTTCCCGACCACCGACTTATTCCTCAAGACCGCCTCCACGACGATATCTTGCCGTTCCTGGTTGACGCCTGTGAGACAGAGGAGCGGGTCGTCGTTCATTGCCTGGCCGGTATCGGCCGCACCGGCCAGGTACTCGCCGCCTGGCTGGTGTACCATTACGACTACGGCCCCGACCGCGCCATTGAGACCGCTCAGGAGATGGGCCGCGACCCCAGAGATGCTATCAAATCGGGGAACGCGACTGAAGCAGAACTGTCCGATCTGCTGTCATCAGTCGCACGCCTGTAG
- a CDS encoding ABC transporter permease, with product MSRLGRLTAETRAASLAFLRRRTAVFFTFFFPVIIVVIFGVLVQTQPGGGGLFTEPPSFYAPGYLAVVVLFTPLSRVGSEVARHRDGNRFEKLATTPLTRTEWLLAQTLVNVVIIGIAGLLILGLMVWLTGATIRLSGLLLPFVGLGVALFCAVGAMLGSLADSQDGVIAASNGIALPLLFLSETFVPQTLLPAWLPTWLSPLTYFSRGVRAATTGTGDALGPLAVLTVCAVVGFAVGARLLPQTD from the coding sequence ATGAGCCGACTGGGGCGACTCACAGCGGAGACACGTGCGGCGTCGCTGGCCTTCCTCCGGCGACGGACGGCTGTCTTCTTCACGTTCTTCTTCCCGGTCATCATCGTCGTCATCTTCGGCGTGCTGGTCCAGACCCAGCCCGGTGGCGGCGGGCTGTTCACCGAGCCGCCGAGCTTCTACGCGCCGGGGTATCTGGCTGTCGTCGTCCTGTTTACGCCGCTCTCCCGCGTCGGCAGCGAGGTGGCCCGCCACCGGGACGGGAACCGCTTCGAGAAACTGGCGACGACGCCGCTGACCCGGACCGAGTGGCTGCTGGCGCAGACGCTCGTCAACGTCGTCATCATCGGCATCGCCGGCCTCCTGATTCTGGGCCTGATGGTGTGGCTCACCGGCGCAACAATCCGCCTCTCGGGGCTGTTGCTCCCCTTCGTTGGCCTTGGTGTCGCGCTGTTCTGTGCCGTCGGCGCGATGCTGGGCAGTCTCGCGGACTCACAGGACGGCGTCATCGCGGCGAGCAACGGTATCGCCCTCCCGCTGCTCTTTCTCTCGGAGACATTCGTCCCGCAGACGCTCCTGCCCGCGTGGTTGCCGACGTGGCTCTCGCCGCTGACGTACTTCTCGCGTGGCGTCCGTGCGGCAACGACCGGCACTGGCGATGCACTCGGCCCGCTGGCTGTTCTCACGGTCTGTGCCGTGGTCGGCTTTGCGGTCGGTGCGCGCCTCCTCCCGCAGACAGACTGA
- a CDS encoding ABC transporter ATP-binding protein, with the protein MDEVLVASDVGRRYGDTVALDGVSLTATAGEVLALVGPNGAGKTTLVRALTGTTDATGDVRLFGQSPRTVARDRIGLLPQSFSPHERLTARELLEYYAGLYDATRDVAAVLDDVGLADTASTTYENLSGGQQRRTCVATALINDPDLLVLDEPTTGIDPAGRRDLWRLLEGLADRGVTILVTTHYMEEAQRLADRVGLLADGTLVALDSPDRLVAEHGGDSQLIVDGSFDEAAVSAIDYPAETATRNGRLVVYGIRPESIGNITEQLGEAGIEYDSLTWKQPDLEDVYLELTGTAVGQRGEPQQTGPVAGGAQ; encoded by the coding sequence ATGGACGAGGTACTGGTCGCGTCGGATGTCGGGCGGCGCTACGGCGATACGGTCGCACTCGACGGCGTGTCGCTGACGGCGACTGCTGGAGAGGTGCTCGCGCTGGTCGGTCCCAACGGGGCTGGCAAGACCACCCTAGTACGGGCGTTGACCGGAACGACGGACGCGACTGGCGACGTCCGGCTGTTCGGCCAGTCGCCCAGAACGGTCGCTCGTGACCGAATCGGCCTGTTACCGCAGTCGTTTTCACCCCACGAGCGGCTGACGGCGCGGGAATTGCTGGAATACTACGCTGGCCTGTACGACGCGACCCGCGACGTTGCGGCCGTACTCGATGATGTGGGGCTGGCCGACACCGCCAGCACGACCTACGAGAACCTCTCAGGTGGGCAGCAGCGCCGGACCTGCGTCGCGACGGCGCTGATAAACGACCCGGACCTTCTCGTACTGGACGAACCCACCACCGGTATCGACCCGGCAGGTCGTCGTGACCTCTGGCGACTGCTCGAAGGTCTGGCCGACCGCGGCGTGACGATACTCGTGACGACACACTACATGGAGGAGGCCCAGCGCCTGGCGGACCGCGTCGGCCTGCTCGCCGACGGGACACTTGTCGCTCTCGACTCACCGGACCGGCTCGTGGCCGAACACGGCGGCGACAGCCAGCTCATCGTCGATGGGTCCTTCGACGAGGCCGCCGTCTCAGCCATCGACTACCCGGCGGAGACAGCGACCCGGAACGGTCGGCTGGTCGTCTACGGCATCCGTCCAGAGTCTATCGGCAACATCACGGAGCAACTCGGAGAGGCGGGCATCGAGTACGACAGCCTCACCTGGAAACAGCCTGACCTAGAGGACGTGTACCTCGAACTCACCGGGACGGCCGTCGGCCAGCGCGGTGAACCACAGCAGACGGGGCCGGTCGCGGGTGGTGCCCAATGA
- a CDS encoding Rdx family protein encodes MSTVEIEYCVPCGFRERAVRAQQAILSGLERELDSVRLVMGDHGVFRISVDDETVYDKAEAGDEFDVDAIVREIRSYVM; translated from the coding sequence ATGAGTACTGTCGAAATCGAATACTGCGTTCCCTGTGGCTTCCGTGAGCGGGCAGTACGTGCCCAGCAGGCCATCCTCTCGGGACTTGAGCGCGAACTCGACAGCGTCCGACTGGTCATGGGTGACCACGGCGTGTTCAGAATCAGTGTCGACGACGAGACGGTCTACGACAAGGCCGAGGCCGGCGACGAGTTCGACGTGGACGCTATCGTGCGTGAGATACGGTCGTACGTCATGTAG
- a CDS encoding DUF7546 family protein codes for MSTTTATLRDAIPDTRSLVILAAVLNAEVILILGYIVNTAQPATDPFLLVFPFIWLNIAGLVFLRVRPALPGRRRTVGSAVVAIGYLFVLGYVGGVYGTGGQGTGLRLVTQAPPGFSPTVVFSGATLSVVLIPWKVAGYLTLSYLVFVTAVDASGGTVGGIVGLFSCVSCVLPIIASILGGFVGVGATLSQAALSQSYGLSTVVFVTSVGLLYGVHRFDMTLVGRLRTLIGRR; via the coding sequence ATGAGCACCACGACAGCGACCCTCCGGGACGCGATACCGGACACGCGCTCGCTGGTCATCTTGGCGGCCGTCTTGAACGCGGAGGTCATCCTCATTCTGGGCTATATCGTCAACACGGCCCAACCGGCGACGGACCCGTTTCTGCTGGTGTTCCCGTTTATCTGGCTCAACATCGCCGGCCTCGTGTTCCTGCGAGTGCGTCCGGCACTGCCCGGCCGCCGTCGGACGGTCGGCAGTGCTGTGGTCGCGATAGGCTATCTGTTCGTGCTGGGGTACGTCGGCGGCGTGTACGGAACGGGCGGTCAGGGAACCGGCCTCCGACTTGTCACGCAAGCCCCGCCCGGATTCTCGCCGACGGTGGTGTTCAGCGGCGCGACCCTTAGCGTGGTACTCATCCCGTGGAAGGTCGCCGGCTACCTGACGCTCTCGTATCTGGTATTCGTGACTGCCGTCGACGCGAGCGGCGGTACGGTGGGCGGCATCGTCGGTCTCTTTTCCTGTGTCTCCTGTGTCCTCCCGATTATCGCGTCGATACTGGGCGGGTTCGTGGGTGTTGGCGCAACGCTGTCGCAGGCGGCCCTGTCTCAGTCGTATGGCCTCTCGACGGTGGTGTTCGTCACCTCGGTCGGATTGCTGTACGGCGTCCATCGGTTCGACATGACGCTGGTTGGTCGACTCAGAACACTGATCGGCCGACGATAG
- a CDS encoding heme o synthase codes for MAESRTFTGLLAATAVGVYLLVLAGATTTLTDAAAACTTWPLCDGPVDVTNTALLVAWGHRLVAAAVGLLVVAVAAIGLRSDCRGRVRAAILLGTALYPVQIALGAVVATSTETALPGAHLALGMGIFGSFVLALAWHLEAETGSDDETPVKNPTPAPEPTGDEAAGRPTTLSLRERLVGTASAYFRLMKPRLMWLLCLVAAAGMALAAGQTLTVRTVLLTLGGGVLSIGASGTFNHVLERDIDKRMDRTSDRPIATHQIPVRNALAFGLLLSLASLWLFWQVNTLVALLGLTAIVFYSVIYTLVLKPNTVQNTVLGGAAGALPALIGWVAADGSVGLPGVVLAGVIFLWTPAHFYNLALAYKDDYEAGGFPMMPVVRGETETRKHIVYYLGATLIAAGVLGVLTPLGWLYAVTSVLLGAVFLWTVILLHREQTEAAAFRAFHASNAYLGAVLIAIVVDALAL; via the coding sequence ATGGCAGAGAGCCGGACCTTCACCGGGCTGCTCGCCGCGACTGCTGTCGGTGTGTACTTGCTAGTCCTCGCCGGCGCGACTACAACGCTCACAGACGCGGCAGCAGCCTGTACGACCTGGCCGCTGTGTGACGGACCGGTCGACGTGACAAACACGGCCCTGCTGGTCGCCTGGGGCCACCGACTCGTTGCGGCCGCCGTCGGCCTCCTTGTGGTGGCCGTCGCCGCTATCGGCCTTCGCTCTGACTGTCGCGGCCGCGTCAGGGCAGCGATCCTCCTCGGCACTGCGCTATATCCGGTCCAGATTGCGCTGGGGGCTGTCGTCGCGACGAGCACCGAGACAGCACTCCCCGGGGCACACCTTGCGCTGGGGATGGGCATCTTCGGCTCGTTCGTGCTGGCTCTGGCGTGGCACCTCGAAGCTGAGACGGGCAGTGACGACGAGACTCCGGTGAAGAACCCGACACCTGCGCCGGAACCGACCGGAGACGAAGCCGCCGGCCGGCCCACGACACTCTCCCTCCGCGAACGCCTCGTCGGGACCGCGTCTGCGTACTTCCGCCTGATGAAGCCTCGGCTGATGTGGCTTCTGTGCTTGGTCGCCGCAGCCGGAATGGCGCTTGCGGCGGGCCAGACGCTCACCGTTCGAACGGTGTTGCTCACGCTCGGGGGCGGCGTCCTCTCTATCGGTGCGTCGGGGACGTTCAACCACGTTCTCGAACGCGATATCGACAAGCGGATGGACCGGACCTCGGACCGCCCCATCGCGACCCACCAGATTCCGGTCCGGAACGCGTTAGCCTTCGGCCTGCTCCTGTCGCTCGCCTCGCTGTGGCTGTTCTGGCAGGTGAACACGCTCGTGGCCCTGCTCGGACTGACCGCGATTGTGTTCTACAGCGTTATTTACACGCTCGTGCTGAAGCCCAACACCGTCCAGAACACTGTTCTTGGCGGGGCCGCCGGTGCACTGCCGGCGCTCATCGGCTGGGTCGCCGCCGACGGGTCGGTCGGCCTGCCGGGTGTCGTCCTCGCCGGGGTCATTTTCCTCTGGACGCCAGCGCATTTCTACAATCTCGCGCTCGCGTACAAAGACGACTACGAGGCGGGCGGCTTCCCGATGATGCCGGTCGTCCGCGGCGAGACGGAGACGCGCAAGCACATCGTCTACTATCTTGGAGCGACACTCATCGCAGCAGGTGTTCTGGGCGTTCTCACGCCGCTTGGCTGGCTGTATGCCGTCACGTCGGTGTTGCTGGGTGCGGTGTTCCTCTGGACCGTCATCTTGCTCCACCGTGAGCAGACCGAAGCGGCGGCGTTCCGGGCGTTCCACGCGTCGAACGCCTACCTCGGGGCGGTCCTGATCGCCATCGTCGTCGATGCACTGGCCCTATGA
- the coxB gene encoding cytochrome c oxidase subunit II — protein sequence MTRKRAGLVALFGAALLALAAEPAAAAQIQDSTTDSLIWGLNMNLLYVAIPITVLVEGILIYTVWRFRNQEEALPTQENRRLEVTWTIATAIILLFVGVASYQVMASPYVTAEAGDQAALQEQDTELITVEAQRYGWTFYYNESSWDGEAEVTTRTDLKIPANQDVSLRVTSADWLHAFHVPGLGLKSDAFPGQYNRLRTSASNTGTYQLYCAEYCGSGHSQMLGTVEVVPQDEYEDWLAEQKSGGDSEGSSE from the coding sequence ATGACCCGGAAACGCGCCGGTCTGGTCGCTCTGTTCGGTGCTGCGTTGCTCGCACTCGCCGCCGAGCCGGCCGCCGCCGCACAGATTCAGGACTCGACAACGGATAGCCTCATTTGGGGGCTGAACATGAATCTCCTGTACGTCGCTATCCCGATTACGGTCCTCGTCGAAGGGATTCTGATCTACACCGTCTGGCGGTTCCGTAATCAGGAGGAGGCGCTTCCCACGCAGGAGAACCGCCGACTCGAAGTGACCTGGACTATCGCGACGGCGATCATTCTCCTGTTCGTCGGCGTCGCTTCCTATCAGGTGATGGCGAGCCCGTACGTCACCGCCGAGGCCGGCGATCAGGCTGCACTGCAGGAGCAGGACACTGAACTCATTACCGTCGAGGCCCAGCGGTACGGCTGGACGTTCTACTACAACGAATCGAGCTGGGACGGCGAGGCAGAAGTGACCACTAGGACGGACCTGAAGATACCGGCCAATCAGGACGTATCTTTGCGGGTTACGTCGGCTGACTGGCTACACGCGTTCCACGTTCCCGGACTCGGACTGAAATCCGACGCGTTCCCCGGCCAGTACAACCGTCTTCGAACCAGCGCGAGTAATACCGGCACGTACCAGCTCTACTGTGCTGAGTACTGCGGCTCGGGTCACTCACAGATGCTCGGGACCGTTGAGGTCGTCCCACAGGACGAGTACGAGGACTGGCTGGCAGAGCAAAAGAGCGGCGGCGACTCCGAAGGCAGCAGCGAGTAA